A stretch of Thermovenabulum gondwanense DNA encodes these proteins:
- a CDS encoding phage major tail tube protein: MEIDKFNYVCKINGVDYLKQVRQALGLN; this comes from the coding sequence ATGGAGATCGATAAGTTCAATTATGTTTGCAAGATTAACGGAGTTGATTATCTAAAACAGGTACGGCAAGCCTTGGGACTTAACTAA